Sequence from the Pseudomonadota bacterium genome:
CTCCTCGGTGAACACGTCGGCCAGGCAAGCGGCGGCGAGTTCGCCGAGACTGTGGCCCAGCATCATCGTCGGTTCGACGCCCCGCTCGAGCCAGCATCGGCCGAGGGCCACTTCGAGGGCGAACAACAGGGGCTGCGCGAAGGCCGTGTCGTCGATGGCGCCAGCGTCGCCTGGCCCAGACTGCGCCGCCTGGTCAAACCAGGGGAGCGGATCGAAGCCCAGGAGCTTCTCGAGTTTCCCGCACAGGCGTGCGAGATGCTCACGCAGGCGTGCGTCGACCGCCAGCAGTTGCCGGGCCAGGCCGAGTCGCTGCGCGCCTTGCCCGGGGAGTAACCAGACGATGCGTTCGATCGGTGCCGAGGGAGCGAGCGCCCCGGGCGTACGCAGGCGTGCCACGGCGTCAGCCGCGTCCGACGCGGGGATTGCACAGCGCGCGGCCATCACGCGCCGACCGCGATGAAGTGTCGCGGCGACGTCTGCCAGGGACGCGTCAGCGACCGGTCCGTCCAACGCCGCGCCTAGCGCTTCGCCGCGCGCCGCCAGCGCGGCCTGGGTCTGCGCGGACAATGGCAGCAGCACGGGGCAGGGGTGCTCATCCGGCGCACGCTGCGCTCCAGAAGGCGCACTGGAGACAGCTGCGAGAGGCGCGGCTGCATCATTTGCCTCGGCTTGCACAGGTGCCTGCTCCAGCACCAAGTGCACGTTGGTTCCGCCAATGCCGAACGCGCTCACGCCCGCTCGTCGCGGTGCCCCGTTCGGCGTAATCCAATCGCCGGCGGACTGCGGTAAGTAGAACCGCTCGCCCAACCCGATGTCCGGATTGATCGCCTCGAACTCCGGCTGTGGGGGCAGCGTGGCGTTCTCCAGGGCGAGCACCGCTTTGATCAGTCCGGCGATCCCTGCCGCGGCATCCAGGTGACCGATGCTCGCCTTGATCGCGCCGAGGGCACACGGGCCTTCCGCCGGACCGCCTAGTGCCTGTCTTAACGCAGCGATCTCGATAGGATCACCCAAGCGCGTGCCCGTACCGTGCGTTTCCACGTAGCCGATCGTGCCCGGATCAACGCCCGCTACGGCCAGCGCCTCCGCCACCACCTCCGCCTGCCCGTCCACACCGGGCGCGCCGAACCCTACCTTCACGGCGCCGTCGTTGTTTATCGCGCAGCCGAGCAGTACGGCTCGTATCGGATCACCATCCGCCAGCGCATCTTCCAATCGTCGAAGCACCACCACGCCCACGCCGCTGCCAGGCACGGTACCTTGGGCGGCGCTGTCGAAGGGCCGGCAATGGCCGTCGGGGGACAGGACACCGCCCGCCTGCGCCACGTAGCCCTGGGTCGTCGGCACGAATACGGATGCACCGCCGGCCAGCGCCAGATCGCAGCCGTGCATCAGGAGCGACTGCGCCGCCAGGTGCACGGCCACCGCGGAAGACGAACAGGCGCTCTGCACGTCCACGCTCGGGCCACGCAAATCGAGACGGTAGGACACGCGGGTCGTGAAGAAGTCCTTCTCCGTGCCCAGCGACCCCAGGCGCAGGCGATCGATCAGGGCGCCGTCCGCGTGCAACGGATCAGCACCGGCCAGGATCTGGTTGGCGAAGTAGCTGCTCGAGCTCACGCCCCCGAAGACCCCCGCGCGCAGATCTCCCCCGGCGGCGATGGCTGCGTCCTCCAGCGCCTCGAAGGCACACTCGAGAAACAGCCGATGCTGCGGGTCCGTGAACGCCGCTTCGCGGGGGCTCATGCCGAACAGCGCGGCGTCGAATCCCGCCACGTCATCGAGCACGCCGCGCGCGCGAACGTAGGACGGATCCCGGAGCTGCCTATCGGGAACGCCTGCGGCCTGCAGTTCCTCTTCGGACAGGGTTCTGATGCCCCGCCCGCCCGTGCGCACCAGATCCCATAGGGCCGCCACGCTGGGCGCGCCTGGGAAGCGACCGGACATCCCCACGATCGCGATAGCATCCTCCGGCACCGACGGCCGTTGCATGGCCCGGCTCACGGCTGCGCCTGCGACGCGTCGTCGCGGCGTCGGGTCTGCTGATCCGCGTCAGCGGCCTGGCTAGGGGACCCGGTGCTCGGCGCCCGAGAGCGCCGTCGTTCCAGCGCCTCGCGTCGCGCCGACACCCGCTCATCCCGCTGCTGCGCCACTTGTGCGCTGTCCTGTTCGGCCATTCCGGTCACGTGGCGAGCAAGGGTCTGCACCGTCGGGAAACGGAAGAGGTCTACGAGTTCGATCGAGACTCCCAGGCGCTCCGATAACATGGGGTGCATCTGGACGAGCGTGAGCGACGTACCGCCGAGCTCGAAGAAGTTGTCGTGCACACCGACTCGCTCGACGTTCAGCGCCGCTTCCCAGCAACGAGCCACCTCCCGTTCCACCTCACTGGCCGGTGCCACGTGCGGGGCGCTCGCGCTCGCCTGCGTCGGCACCAGCGATCGAAGCGCACGCCGATCGACCTTGCCGCGCGCATCTTGAGGAAGCGCGGCTTGGCGAATCACCCAGCGCCCCGGCACCATGAAGGCGGGTAGGCGCGAACCCAACGCGGCGCGCAGGTCGACCGATTCGCGCGTCTCGCTCACCACGAAGGCGACCAGCACCTTACCAACACCATCGCTGGCGGTGATGTCGACAACGGCAACCTCGCTCACTTCTGCCATCGCCGCGATGGCGCGCTCCACCTCGGCGAGTTCGACCCGGTGCCCACGCACCTTCACCTGGCGATCCACTCTGCCGACATACTCGAGGGCGCCGTCGCCTCGGCGGCGCACCCGGTCCCCAGTCCGATACAGACGGGCGCCTGGCCTCCCGGACAGGTGATCCGGTACGAAGCGCGCTGCCGTGGCACCAGACATTGCCGCGTAGCCGCGCGCCACCGTGGGACCGCCCACGTAGAGCTCCCCAACGATACCGACCGCCGCGGGCGCGCCCTGCGCGTCGAGCACGTAGAGCTGCGCTTCGCCAAATGCGCTGCCGATCGGGATCTCGGCACGCCGCGGATCTTCCGCCTCCTCCGAGACGAGGTGGGCGCTGACGACGACCGTGGTCTCCGTGGGGCCGTAGCTGTTCACGATGGCCGGTGAGGGCTGCCCCGTCGCCACGGCCTCTCGCCACGGGGCCAGCGCTGCCGGCACCAGACGTTCGCCGCCGAGGATGATCAGACGCACACATGCCGGCAGCGAGTGGCCGCGTTCGGCGAGCGTACGGGACAGCTGCTGGAAGTAGGCGGTGGGCAGATCCAGCACCGTGACGCCCGCCTCGGCGCAGCGCTCCACGAAACGCGCCGGATCCACCAGCATCGCAGCGTCGCGCGGCACGAGACACGCACCCGCCAGCAGCGCGCCGAAGATCTCCTCGATGGATGCATCGAAGGCCAGCGATGAGAACTGCAGGACGCGATCCGCAGGCGCGAACCCGTAGGTGGTGACCGCCGCCCGAGCAAAGCTGGCAAGCGCCCCATGCTCCACAACGACTCCCTTGGGGCGCCCGGTCGAGCCGGATGTGAAGGCGACGTAGGCCGCATCGAGTCGGTCGACCCGCGGTAACGCCAAACCCGCTCCAGGGGCGCCGGTGGCGACGGCTACGGGTACCGCCGCAGCGTCCAGATCCGGACACTCCACGACCTTTCGGTCACCCGGATCCGCGGGCGTAGACGAGTCATTCTCTGCGACCAGCAGCAGCTTCACGTCGGCTTGCGCCAGCATCTGCTCCCGGCGCTCCGTCGGCGTAGTCCCCTCGATGACCATGAAGGCGGCACCGGCGCGTAACACGCCGAGCATGGCAGCGATCACCGTTGCCCCGCGCTCCAACACGAGGGCGATAACGTCGCCCCGGACGACCCCAGCCGCGAGGAGTTCTCGAGCGACGACCTGCGCGTGCCCATCGAGTTCGGCGTAGCTGACCGTACGCTGACCGAGTGCGATGGCAGGTGAGTCCGGGGCTGCGGCCACGCGTGCTCGGAACTCCGCCAGCACGTGGCCATCAGACGCAGCATTCGGTTCGGCGACGGCGTTGCCGGCGGCGGACGTAGCGACCAAGGACGATTCGGCCGTCGACGGCACCTGCAGCCCTCGCGGCAACGGCGGCAGCGTGGGCACCGCGGGTTCCTCGCCCGCACGCGTCTCCAGCGCGAGGGCGTCGAGCCGCCGCGAGGGCGCCGCGGCAGACTGGGCCATCAGCGTGCAGAAGTGACGCGCCATCAGCTCACCGTGCTCGACGTCGTAAACGTCCTCGTGCAGCTCGATGGCGAGGGAGAGCTGCCCCTTCTCACTGAAGTCACTCAACTGCACCGAAAGGCTTTCGAGGCCGAGGCCCGTGTGTAACCAACGGCTTTCGACGGCGCCGCCAGCGAACTCGCCGGCTTTCGCCGTGTGCAGATTCAGCACGACATCGTAGAGGGGCGCATCGACGGGGTTACGCACTACCTGCTCACCGTGGCGCAGTGCTTCCTTCACGGCGGGCCCCGTACGCTCGAAGAGGCTCGCCAACGTGTCACGGCCGCTCACGGTCATGGCGACGGGCACTACCCGCATGAACAGTCCAAGCGTGCCCCGTGCGGTGCGTCGCCCGCGATTGCGCCAGGGCATGCCCACCACCACCGCCTCGACGCCCGCGGTGCGGTTCAGGAAGGCCACCAACAGCGCAAGGAAGAGACGCAAGCGCATAACCGGATGCGGCCGCGGCCGTTTAGACAACTGGACCAGGGCCTCGTCTAAGGCGGTCGCTATGGGTGACGCTAGCGGCACGTCGACGCGTCTCGCGTTCAGGCCGTGCTTTATCCCCGTCGAGCCGTAGAACCGCGGTGGCTCAGGGCGGTTGCGTAGTAGTTGTTCCCAGTGCGCACGATGATCGTCGAGCGCACCGCTCAAGCGCTGCTCCCGCTCCCAGGCTAGGTGCTCGAGATACGGCGGCAGCGTCAATCTAGCCGGATCGCCCGAAGGCTCGCCTAGTAGGCGATACCTCCTCGACACGCCTTCGACGATGAGCTGCATCGATTCGCCGTCGCACACGATCTGATGCTGGACGATCAACCATGTGAAGCGCTCCGGGGCACGCCGAATGAGTACGCTGCGATAGGTACGTTGGGTGATGTCGAGCGGCTCAAACGCCAGTTCCCGAACCCGCTGTGCGAACTGGTGATCGTCGAGCTCGGACAGATCGAGCACCGCCAGCTCGACTTCCGATGGCTCGCTCACCAGCAGCTGGGGCACTCCGTCCCGCTCCACGACGCAGGCGCGCATCGCATCACTGCCCTCGACCAGGGCGGCAAATGCGCGTTGGAACCGCGCCTCATCGAGCGCCTGCTCGATCTCGACGGTAATCGCCAGCAGGTGCAATGGAAGCGTGGGATCGAGGCGGTGTCCGGTCCACACGAGCAGCTGGTTGTCGCTGAGGTTCGACGCGTCGCGATCCGCGCCGAGCACCGCCGAGGACGCTGGCACAGTCGTCGCGCCCGGGGCATCTCTCGACGTGGGCAGCGACAAGCGAGCGGCCAGGGCTGCCACCGTCTGGGCGGGGTCCGCCGTGGCCGTCGCCACGGTCTCCTCGAAGGCACGCGCAATGGCGAGCGCGGTACTGCGCTCGAAGAGTTCGCTGGAGAACTCGAGTACGCCCGTGAGCCCCAACCCCCGCTGTTCACCAAGCGCGGACGACGGGTCATCCAGCAAGAGCGATAGATCGGTCTTCGCAGTGCCCGTGTCGAGTGGCTCGACCGCGATCTCGAGGTCATCGACCTGCAACACGCCGCCCGGCGTGTTCTGCAGGGCGAACGCGACCTGCGCGAAAGGCGCTGCCTCCAGGTCCCGATCCCGACGCGCCGCTTCCACGATCACCTCGAACGGCAGTTCCGCGTGATCGAATGCGGCGAGGCTCGTCGAGCGCGTAGCTTCCAACAGCTCTTCGAAGGTGGCTTCCTCCTTCGCCTGCACACGCAGGGGAACGGAGTTCACGAAGAAGCCCACGAGCCCGTGCGTCTCGGGCCGTCGCCGCCCTGCCAGCGGTGAGACGATCACCAAATCCTGCTCGTCGCACATGCGCCGAAGCACCACCTGCCACGCAGCTAAGGCCACCATGAAGCGAGTGGCACGGTGGCGGAGAGCTAGCTCGTCCAGCGTCGCCAGGACGCCAGAATCGAGCGACACCGGTACCCGCTCGCCGCGGAAGCTCGGGACCGGCGGGCGAGCCCTATCCGTGGGCAAAGCGAGTCGCGCCGGGGCCCCCTGCAGCGTCTCCCGCCACCAGGCGACATCCTCGTCGTTGCTGGCGTAGCGCCGTTGCCACACGGCGTAGTCCGAGTAGGAGATCGGCAGCCGCCCCAGGGCAGACTCCGCCGCCTCGCCAGTGGAACCTCGCCTAGCATAGGTGATCGCGAGTTCTCGGAGCATGATGCCCACCGACCAACCGTCCGCGGCCGCGTGGTGAAGGGTCACGATCAACTCGTGGCACCGCTCGCTCAGCCTGATCAGCAGTGCCCGCGCGAGGGGCGGCGACGTCAGGTCGAAGGGCTTGGCGGCGGCCGCCGCCGCCAGCTCCTCAGCGCGGACGGTACGCTCGTGCTGCTCCGGGATGCTCGCGAGGTCGACGAACTCGAATGGCATCGGCATCGGCGCCGCCACCACCTGAACCACATCGAGCGCCGGCGCGACGCGATCCGATCCTGACGCTTCTCCCGCTGAGCTAAGGCGTCTGATCGTCGTCTCGACGTCCTTCTCCGACGACGCGCTAGCACGCGCCAGCAGCCCCGAACGCAGGGGCTCATGGCGCGCGAGTAGGCTGTCCAACGCCGCGCGCAGTTGGGTCACATCGAGGGGTCCGCGGAGCGTCACACGCGCGGGCATGTGGTAGACCGCGGTGCCGGGCAGCAGTTGCTCCAGCAACCAGAGTCGCCGCTGGCCGAAGGAGGCGGGCACGGGATCATCGCCGCGCTCATGGCGGGGGATCGACGGTGCGCGTGACCCCAGTGCTGCCGCCGTTGCGGCGTCGGCACCTGATGCCGTGGTCCCACCATCCGGGATCGAGCCCGCGTCACCTCCTCGATTTCCTAGCGTGCCTAGCACGTCTGCCAGGTCCGTCACCGTGGTCGCCTGGAAGAGCGTGCGCAGTTCGATGGTGAATCCGAGCTTCTCCTCGAGGTCGGCAATCACGCGAGTCGCCAGGAGCGAGTGGCCGCCGAGATCGAAGAAATCATCGGCGATGCCCACCCGGTCCACGGACAGTACCTGGGCAAAGGACGCGGCCACGATTGCCTCGAGTTCGTTTCGGGGCGCCACGTACGACGTCTCGCTACTGCCACGACCGGGATCCAGCGCGAGCAGGCGGCGGCGATCGAGCTTGCCCCGCGAGGTCGTCGGCATCGCGGTTACCGCCACGAACCGTTCGGGCACCATATATCGCGGCAGACGGGCCTCGAGATAGTCGCGCAAGTCTCCGGCGAGTTCGCCCGCGGACGTGTCCTGCGCCGGGGCGCGTCCGTACACGGCCAGATCTACGTGCGCGGACGATGTTGCCAGCGGCGCTGTGCCCGTCGCCCCGAGGTGCAGCTCCAGGGTGCCATCGCCCGCAGCCGCGAGGCGCACGTCGACGCGTGCCCCGTGGCGCTCCCCGAGGGACCACAGCACGCCGGGGTCGATCGCCTCCGCAACGCTGGCGGCGGCGCGCCTCGCCAGCGCAGCTGCATCGTCGCTACGCCCGTCGCTCGCGGCGGGGGCGAACAGTTCCTCGCCGACCCGCTGCGCCATAGCCACCCGCGCGTTAGGTAGCGCGCCGATCACGACAGCCTGCCCCGTCGGCCGCTCCGCCATCCACGCGGCTAAGCCTTGCAGATCCGCGAACTCGTCGAAGCTCCGATAGCAAAGGTCCTCCGCGGCGGCAACCGAGGGTTCATCCAGTTCGAGCACGACGTCGTAGCGGAATTGCGCAAGCTCATTCGCAGCGTCGAACCGCTTCGGCCGCATCCGTACGCCACGAATCCGCGGCTGGCGTGCGGCCAGGGCGTGGAAGAACGCTGGAGCGACCAGCAACTCATCCTCCCGCGCAGCGGCCTCCTCGGCGCGTAGGGCCAGCTGGGCGATCGATTCGTCGGCGGCGGTGCGGGCGAGGGCGACGTTGGCGTAGAAGGCGCGATCGAGATCGGCCGCACGCAGGTCGCCCACGAAGACGCGCCCGCCAGGCCTGACACGGCTGATCGCCCCGTCGAGGACGCTCTCGAGGTAGGCGATGCTGGGGAAGTACTGGGCGACGGAGTTGACGACCACCGTATCGACCGATCGGGCGTCGACCAGCGTCGCGGCTTGGTCCGCGGGCGCCAGGTGCACCTGAACGCCGTCGATACCACCGCCGGGCCGAGCGAGCTCCTCGCGGACACGGTTCACGGCCTGCTCTGAAAAATCCAGGCCAACGTAGCGCTCCACGTGGGGCGCCAGGCGGTACAACAGCAAGCCGGTGCCGACGCCGATCTCGAGCACCTGTCTCGGCGCCAGCTCGCGGATGCGCGCCACGGTCTCGTCAACCCACGCGCGCATCTCCTCGCGCGGGATGGGCTTGCCGTTGTAGCTGCTGTGCCAGCCGACCAGGTCGAAGCGCGCATCCCGCGCGTCCTCGGCCTCGCGCTCACCGCCGTAGGCCGTGTCGTAGAGGCGACGCCAGTCGTCCACGTGGGTGGCTTCGCGGCGTACGCGATCACCCTCAGTCGCCGATTGCTCCGCCACGAAGAAGGCCACCAGCGCGCGCTGACCTGCGCGATCCACCGGCAGCACCGTCGTCTCACGCACCTGCGGATGGGCCAGCAAGGTCGCCTCGATCTCACCGGGTTCCAGGCGTGCGCCGCGGATCTTCACCTGGTGATCGGTGCGACCGAGAAACTCGAGCTGCCCATCCGCCAGGTAACGAACCCGGTCACCGGTTCGGTAGAGACGCTCGCCGGGCGTCGTCGCCCAGGGGTCGGGTACGAAGCGTGAGGCCGTCAGGGCTGCGCGCCCGCGGTAGCCCCGCGCCAGACCGCGACCGCCCAGGCACAGTTCACCAGGTGCTCCCACCGGCACCGGCCGCAGCGATGGATCGAGCACGCGCGCCACCACCCCAGGCAACGGGTTCCCGATAGGCGGCGCCTCGACACCACCTTGCGTTGCAGGGACCACCTGCCTGCTGCTCGACACCACCGCGTTCTCGGCGGGCCCATAACAGTTCACATAGGCGAAGCGCAGCGATGGGGAGGGCCGGCGCGTCAGCTTGTCTCCGCCGACCAACAGCGCGCGTAGGTGCTCTGAGGCCTTTAGTGCGGGCTCGTCGAGCAGGCGCTCCGCGACCGGCGTGGGAGCGAACAGCACGTTGATCTGCTGCGTTACGAGCCACGCCGCCAGCGCCGGTGGATCCAGGCGCAGTTCGTCCGCCGGCAGTACCAGCGTGCCGCCGGTGGCGAGGGTCATCCACAATTCCC
This genomic interval carries:
- a CDS encoding type I polyketide synthase, whose amino-acid sequence is MQRPSVPEDAIAIVGMSGRFPGAPSVAALWDLVRTGGRGIRTLSEEELQAAGVPDRQLRDPSYVRARGVLDDVAGFDAALFGMSPREAAFTDPQHRLFLECAFEALEDAAIAAGGDLRAGVFGGVSSSSYFANQILAGADPLHADGALIDRLRLGSLGTEKDFFTTRVSYRLDLRGPSVDVQSACSSSAVAVHLAAQSLLMHGCDLALAGGASVFVPTTQGYVAQAGGVLSPDGHCRPFDSAAQGTVPGSGVGVVVLRRLEDALADGDPIRAVLLGCAINNDGAVKVGFGAPGVDGQAEVVAEALAVAGVDPGTIGYVETHGTGTRLGDPIEIAALRQALGGPAEGPCALGAIKASIGHLDAAAGIAGLIKAVLALENATLPPQPEFEAINPDIGLGERFYLPQSAGDWITPNGAPRRAGVSAFGIGGTNVHLVLEQAPVQAEANDAAAPLAAVSSAPSGAQRAPDEHPCPVLLPLSAQTQAALAARGEALGAALDGPVADASLADVAATLHRGRRVMAARCAIPASDAADAVARLRTPGALAPSAPIERIVWLLPGQGAQRLGLARQLLAVDARLREHLARLCGKLEKLLGFDPLPWFDQAAQSGPGDAGAIDDTAFAQPLLFALEVALGRCWLERGVEPTMMLGHSLGELAAACLADVFTEE
- a CDS encoding amino acid adenylation domain-containing protein, encoding MSLADRLAALSPQQRELLRRRLAERGREGDLDGDLPDRTAASAEGAEMRIPRRAADAELPLSYAQERLWFLNHLERDSAFYNIPMALRLRGQLDVDAMRRAVNAVVERHEVLRTSFSADGGVPHQVVHDELAPGFELIDHAEVAPDERARVLERVTREHASRPFDLANGPLVHLTIVRFADDDHGLLLSIHHIVGDGWSRGVIMGELEQLYRAFTARQPSPLPPLEIQYGDFAVWQRRWLSGERFESEMRFWEERLAGLRELRLPTDRPRRPDTVHQGAKLLLVHPPELLERVKRFSAQARVTPFMTLLAVFKVLLQRLCAEDDVVVGVPTANRNWPATEPLVGFFVNSLVMRTDLGGDPSFSELLNRIRQTTLGAFEHRNVPFERVVERLRPDRVLGRNPLFQVTFQYQDGSYGRQNSLTPQHDFPGLTIERLAVDTGTALFDLSVNMGEIDEGLGVLVEYSTALWDEGRIDGLMRQFTTLLEDAMARPEVPLHALTWLDGQDLDRADTFACQSLRAGEATPLGKPVHLRVFDHARSHPGMAAVVDADGVTLSYGELVSGALALASALIAAGVGDEDVVVVCLPRGPAIALAPLAVLMAGAAYLPLDPADPVRRRRATIIDAGASLVLTVERQLADFMGIEVGDDTVPVLDVAPYAGRCGADITPSPDYAAPTSVHAEQLAYVVYTSGSTGRPKGVGVSHRALTHLVAWQEAHWPIGPGQRGTSLAGLAFDAIVWELWMTLATGGTLVLPADELRLDPPALAAWLVTQQINVLFAPTPVAERLLDEPALKASEHLRALLVGGDKLTRRPSPSLRFAYVNCYGPAENAVVSSSRQVVPATQGGVEAPPIGNPLPGVVARVLDPSLRPVPVGAPGELCLGGRGLARGYRGRAALTASRFVPDPWATTPGERLYRTGDRVRYLADGQLEFLGRTDHQVKIRGARLEPGEIEATLLAHPQVRETTVLPVDRAGQRALVAFFVAEQSATEGDRVRREATHVDDWRRLYDTAYGGEREAEDARDARFDLVGWHSSYNGKPIPREEMRAWVDETVARIRELAPRQVLEIGVGTGLLLYRLAPHVERYVGLDFSEQAVNRVREELARPGGGIDGVQVHLAPADQAATLVDARSVDTVVVNSVAQYFPSIAYLESVLDGAISRVRPGGRVFVGDLRAADLDRAFYANVALARTAADESIAQLALRAEEAAAREDELLVAPAFFHALAARQPRIRGVRMRPKRFDAANELAQFRYDVVLELDEPSVAAAEDLCYRSFDEFADLQGLAAWMAERPTGQAVVIGALPNARVAMAQRVGEELFAPAASDGRSDDAAALARRAAASVAEAIDPGVLWSLGERHGARVDVRLAAAGDGTLELHLGATGTAPLATSSAHVDLAVYGRAPAQDTSAGELAGDLRDYLEARLPRYMVPERFVAVTAMPTTSRGKLDRRRLLALDPGRGSSETSYVAPRNELEAIVAASFAQVLSVDRVGIADDFFDLGGHSLLATRVIADLEEKLGFTIELRTLFQATTVTDLADVLGTLGNRGGDAGSIPDGGTTASGADAATAAALGSRAPSIPRHERGDDPVPASFGQRRLWLLEQLLPGTAVYHMPARVTLRGPLDVTQLRAALDSLLARHEPLRSGLLARASASSEKDVETTIRRLSSAGEASGSDRVAPALDVVQVVAAPMPMPFEFVDLASIPEQHERTVRAEELAAAAAAKPFDLTSPPLARALLIRLSERCHELIVTLHHAAADGWSVGIMLRELAITYARRGSTGEAAESALGRLPISYSDYAVWQRRYASNDEDVAWWRETLQGAPARLALPTDRARPPVPSFRGERVPVSLDSGVLATLDELALRHRATRFMVALAAWQVVLRRMCDEQDLVIVSPLAGRRRPETHGLVGFFVNSVPLRVQAKEEATFEELLEATRSTSLAAFDHAELPFEVIVEAARRDRDLEAAPFAQVAFALQNTPGGVLQVDDLEIAVEPLDTGTAKTDLSLLLDDPSSALGEQRGLGLTGVLEFSSELFERSTALAIARAFEETVATATADPAQTVAALAARLSLPTSRDAPGATTVPASSAVLGADRDASNLSDNQLLVWTGHRLDPTLPLHLLAITVEIEQALDEARFQRAFAALVEGSDAMRACVVERDGVPQLLVSEPSEVELAVLDLSELDDHQFAQRVRELAFEPLDITQRTYRSVLIRRAPERFTWLIVQHQIVCDGESMQLIVEGVSRRYRLLGEPSGDPARLTLPPYLEHLAWEREQRLSGALDDHRAHWEQLLRNRPEPPRFYGSTGIKHGLNARRVDVPLASPIATALDEALVQLSKRPRPHPVMRLRLFLALLVAFLNRTAGVEAVVVGMPWRNRGRRTARGTLGLFMRVVPVAMTVSGRDTLASLFERTGPAVKEALRHGEQVVRNPVDAPLYDVVLNLHTAKAGEFAGGAVESRWLHTGLGLESLSVQLSDFSEKGQLSLAIELHEDVYDVEHGELMARHFCTLMAQSAAAPSRRLDALALETRAGEEPAVPTLPPLPRGLQVPSTAESSLVATSAAGNAVAEPNAASDGHVLAEFRARVAAAPDSPAIALGQRTVSYAELDGHAQVVARELLAAGVVRGDVIALVLERGATVIAAMLGVLRAGAAFMVIEGTTPTERREQMLAQADVKLLLVAENDSSTPADPGDRKVVECPDLDAAAVPVAVATGAPGAGLALPRVDRLDAAYVAFTSGSTGRPKGVVVEHGALASFARAAVTTYGFAPADRVLQFSSLAFDASIEEIFGALLAGACLVPRDAAMLVDPARFVERCAEAGVTVLDLPTAYFQQLSRTLAERGHSLPACVRLIILGGERLVPAALAPWREAVATGQPSPAIVNSYGPTETTVVVSAHLVSEEAEDPRRAEIPIGSAFGEAQLYVLDAQGAPAAVGIVGELYVGGPTVARGYAAMSGATAARFVPDHLSGRPGARLYRTGDRVRRRGDGALEYVGRVDRQVKVRGHRVELAEVERAIAAMAEVSEVAVVDITASDGVGKVLVAFVVSETRESVDLRAALGSRLPAFMVPGRWVIRQAALPQDARGKVDRRALRSLVPTQASASAPHVAPASEVEREVARCWEAALNVERVGVHDNFFELGGTSLTLVQMHPMLSERLGVSIELVDLFRFPTVQTLARHVTGMAEQDSAQVAQQRDERVSARREALERRRSRAPSTGSPSQAADADQQTRRRDDASQAQP